The Leishmania donovani BPK282A1 complete genome, chromosome 10 genomic interval GAGTGCACAGCCCATCGAGAGGGAGCCGATGCCCTGCAGAAGGCCGCGCCACCGTCCTTCGTGCGCGAAGATGTGAGAGAGGACGCCCCATGTAGTCATCGTgttcgctgcggcgcttgtCTGCTTCCGAGCAAGAGCTAGGTTCATCGGATGCTGAAGCGCCGTGCGGAGCGCGCACAGACCGAACGCGTAGCACAGGAAGGCACCTTGATGGAGGTCTGAGTAACTACGGTTGACGCTGGTCGTGTgctcgtgcagcggcgggtcCTCTTCCACATCATGCGTGAGAAAACCAAGTGGCGACGAGTGCGGGTGCGAGGCAGAgctgtgctgctgatgcgcttgatgggtgtgggtgtggtgATGGCTattgtggtggtggtgaggcgcgtgcacgctggtgctgccgtggGCAGCGGAGGGCTCGTAGACGGCGCCGTCTGCTTCCATCAAGGAGGACTCGGTAAGCATCTTCTCTCGTCGGGCAGTTCGTGCACTGCGGTCACGGGAGACAACGAAGATGCGTCTGCGtcccgtgtgtgcgtggcgggCAAGGAAGCGATGGCAAGCCAAGGGGGGAGGCCAAGGCGCAatgccagcagcagagaaagtCTCTCGCGATGCAAAAGAATAATAAAACAAAGGGTGGTGAAACAGAAAtgcacacaggcgcagacacacgtCCGTCCATCAGCCAAGCGACTTCAGACCAaggggaggtggtggtggtggggtgctGCACAGAGAGTAGTGCTGCGGGCAGAAGAAACGATTGGAAACcggaaacacacacacacacacatacatacatatatatatatatgtatacacgcacgcgtctACACGTCTACATCCGCAAAGAGTGGGTGGGGCAATCTACCCAGAAGGGAACAAGAATGAGTGtagcagtggtggtggcgattGCGGTCGCTGTTGAAGCTGCTGCAACGCTTAcgtctgctgctgatgcagctgTCACGCTCACAGCAGGACTCGTAAATGCCTGagagagcgtgtgtgcgcgcgtgcccgcTCCTcagcgccgatgcagcgctgcgcggaGGCTttgagaagaggaagaggagacaAGAGCGCTGGAGAGCAGACGTGCTCCGTTTatgctgctgcgtcacaGCGAGCTCGACGGCTGCAACGTATGCTTGTGTGTTGGTGCGTGCCCGAACAGGTtcgatgcgcgcgcgcgagggcgcagcagcagcagcagcagcaggagtaGCAGGAACggatgaggaggggaaggagggtggtggaggcgcgTTGGAATGAGGCGGGCGGGAGaagcacgtacacacacgcaaacgcacACGGAAGCAACACGACAAGCTGAGGTGATGAATGGCGATGGCGGATCTAAcggcaggcggcagcgcttgCTTTTCTGTGGAGGTGCTTACAGTCAGAGCGGATATAAACAAGAGACTTcgaaagaaaaagcaaagaGCTGTTGAGGCGCATATgcgcaggcgtgcgtgtgtgtcggagGATGAGAGGAAGGGCAGCAGAGGTTGAGCAGAGGAGATGTGATGGAGCGCGTgacgggagagagagagaggggggacaCCAGCACTCGAGATTGCACGGACTTCCTCAacaaccccctccccaaagaaaaacaaaacagatACATGCGTAGATCAGCTTGTTCGACTCACTTGTTTGCGAGCTGCTGAGGCCGCGGCTGACCTCTTGCTGCGTCACTTCAGAGGAAGCACACACAAGTATCAATGCGGTCTGCATGCGGCTGGTAaaacacacgtgcacacaaacCTGGGACACGGGTGTATCCCCCCGCTTCGTCAGGTAGCGCAGCTCTCTCCCACTTCTCTCTTCAcacgcgcttgtgtgtgtgcgtgtggctgttctatcgctgcagctgccatcATTGCCACGGGAACCGTCGTTGACGTCCTTTGCGTGGTGTGCTGCTTCGCTTATGGCGCTTTAGCGCTCGCACTGCCACGGCCACATCCATCCGTGCACACCCCCTGACAGGGACCGATAGACGTTGCTCCACAAGCGACGCTGCAAAACAACACGTAAGGGCCGTAGCCAAgccgcgcgcagccgctaagagggcgcacgcacagaacCGACCATCGATGTTATCCGTCATTATCGCCCGATTTAAAacataccccccccccccaaaaaaaaaaagagcagcgcacgcacggggCAGCAGGTAAGCCTGTCCCCCCGCACTGCCCCGTCACTGTTGGGCAAGTGCTTGCGCATATGCCGGCGTGACGAGGTGGCACACGTTTGCCCCCCTGCCCACCACCCCCTTCGCCGCACCATCTCTGTTCAAAGTGGCTTACTTAGTCTTCGTCGCGGGTGCCCTGCGAGTCGCCCGCTTCGGGCTGGACTTGGGTGCCGACGTCACGATGTCAGTTGTTTTTATGAACGCCTTCGCCATACCGGCCGCAGCGACAGTGTTGTTCTCCGATTTCTTCGACCGAGATCGCTTTTTCTTTAGGAGAccaggcggcagcgtggccaGTTGAGACTGGAAGAAGTCCGTCTTGAAGTCGATGCCGAGACTCTCGAGATAGTTGTTGTTGTCCTTCTCGGTGCGCACTGCTTTGATGAGCAGGCCTACGGGATCCTTGCGACGCACGTCGTGCTTCTTCAGTGGCGCGCCCTGTGTCTTGTACGCGTAGgcgagcgcgcggcggcggctgaccATCTGGCGCGACGgcatgcggcgccgcatcgtgacggcgcgcgcgcgtacgGCCTTGCCACCCAGCGCCATGCCATTGCACTCCTCCACCACAAGCGGTATAGCGGACTCCTTGTCGAACTCAACGTACGCAATACCGCGGGATCGATGGGTGCGCTTGCTGCGCACACAGAAGCAGTTCAGCACCGTTGCCCCAAACTGGTTAAGAAACTTGTAGAGCTGAGGCTCTTGGAACTCAGGCGGCAGAAAGCTCAGACGCACGGCACGGTATGGCTCGACGgtgccgttgctgtcgcGCTGACgagacgccgacgaggaTGCCTGCTTGCCGGCCCCCagctcgtcgtcctcgtcgtccgaTGGAGCGCGGTCTGCCATGTCGCTAAGGTCATCCGCGTCCGAGTcgacagccgcgccgccgttcAGCATGTCATCCTCATCGTCGCTCGAGTTTTCCTCGTcgctcggcgccggcggtgcagccACTTCCTCCTCAGTCCTCTTGGCTTTCACGATCCCGCTACGCTTCAGATCTGTAGCCGCCCGCTGcttcgcggcgctgctggtgttCACTGTCGTCTTCTTGGCGTTCTGTCCCTTCCTGCGAGGTGCAGCACCCAGAGGGGCGTgcttcgctgctgccttcACCGGCACGTTGACGTTCGTGGTGTGgatcgccgccgcggccgccttcaccgTTGACTCGGCAAAGGACAGTTTCTTGCGTTTGcccgtcgcggcagcgctgtcggCCTTCTTCACGGTGCTCTTCGGCGGCATtacgaggtggtggtggtggcggaaAGCGGACTTTCACGCGTTCGCGTGCAGGggtatgtgtgtgagtgAGGCTCtgctcgcgtgtgcgcgtagcgatctctctccctgtttCTTCGTGCTGTGCAGCTGTGACTCGGACCGCCTCTTCACTGACGTGTCGTGTACACCACAGTGGTGTGCGGACAACGAACGCATAGATAGgatgggggagagagaggggattAAAGGTGCGCAGAAACAACAAGTAGCACAGCCCAGCCGGCGCCTATCGAGTGCCATCTTTTCCCTTGACTTCACATGCGCCGTTTAGCGGCGCACAAGCgagcgtcgcctcctcccccgtctCATCTCTGGGGTGTGGGAGCGGAGGGACAGttggggagagagaaagaggacgATGAGCGCGGAGAGATGCAGCGGTGTTGCTGGCGTCGTCCTCCGtcgcccccttcctccctcccgtcacctcctccttcgaaCGTCTTTTTATTCTGTTAAGTACCTTGATGTTGTTCTTCGTCCGCATCGCGCCCTCGCGTACGCTGTCTGCACCAACAAAACGTGGGAGCGAGCGAGGGGACGCCGCGCTGTACATCAATCAAGCGCCCACGAAATCGATCCTACATCCACCCCCAAAGACTTTCCGCCTCCGTCTCTACGactgcgcaccaccaccaccaacagcGGCATCACCCGCCGTGTGGGGAACACACCGTCGCGGTGGAGAGGCAGGAGGGTCTTcgaaggagagagcaagagcgagagcgccatcagcttgtgtgtgtgttgcgaTTCCGTGAGCGGCGCACGCAAACCAATGAGCAGCAGAACACAAGCAAGCGGCAAAAGTGGACAGcgcccgcagcgcgcacacgacTGGATTCACGAGAGGTGCGAAGGCCGCGACTAGTGCTGCCCAGCACGCgcccgctctctcgctctctcgtccccggtgcgtgtgtgtacatgCGAGCACGCGTTCCTCCTGTACATTCCAAGCAGTTGCAGAGAACCAAGCCACtaaaaggagaaagagggcgcATGGTGAGTGGACATCGTAGGACTGCAAGCGTGTCGAAGAGAGGGCGTGCGGGCGAGCCACGTGGACGAAGAAGCACGCACGCCAGACACGACGCACGCGACAAGTGGGAGGTGCCACTACACACCAGCAACAGCGCAGATCCAGctcaccgccgtcgccacctcctcgtgTGACACATCCTCcaggaaggagaagagcgagcTGCCTATGAAGGCCGAGCTGGCGACCACTGAGGGGGTTGCGGCGCCGATGAAGCGCCGCTCCGACTCGCTCTTCGATCCTAACGCCGCCGATACTGCCAGAATCGGTGCCAGCTCGCGCCACAAGATGCACACTACTCCCTCTGCCTTCTGCGCCAGCATCAGGAGCTCCTTACCAACAACCTCGGAGAAGTGCGTCTCGGCGGCGTTAGGGTTTCCACTGGCACCAGCCCCTCCACGTTGGCGCAGCCGTGAGCTTGCGGCTTGAATCACTAGGACAAGGTCTTCGTAACAGTGCGACAGCACCGCTTGCCACTGTAGCACCTCTGCCTCTGACGCTGCCGAAGCCACGGTGGCCGTGTCCTCACGGAGggacgagggagagcgacGGGCTGCGCCACTATCACCGGTGCTTCGCCACGGAAATaagggcggcgcgccgctacGAACGCAGGCGCGGCCCTCTACCAGCAGGCTGGCAAGCCATCGCACCCGCTCAGCGATCTTCTCGTCTACCTGGCCTTCTCtggccatcaccgccgcccggGCAGCGAGCCGGcgggcgccgccggtgccaccCGTGAGCTTCACGTCTTTGTCCCCCGCCACAGAGAACGATCGGGAtaagccgctgccgccggagtTGCCTGTGtgaccaccaccgctgcttACCACACTGAGAGCCGCCTTGACAAGCAGCAGTGCATCGCTCTTCACGACAAGCAAGCCGGACGGCTTGAGGGGGCCCACGTAGCGGTGCACCATCCActgcgcctcgtcctccaACTCTTCGCCTttctgcaccgctgcgcctgctcgcaACTCGGATGTGCAGGCGAGGATGGAGCGCAtctgcgctggcgtcgcctcGTGCATCAAGACTTTCAATGCGGCCTCtgccgcgtcctcggcgaAGGCCGAGCCGCCATCTCTATCATGAGGCGACTCGACTGCCTCCGCACTTGGCtgcccatcaccgccgtctACGCCAGTGCTCTCAGTTTTGTACTTCGCTGGCAGGAACGGGAGCGACTCGGCcaacgcgcacgccaccAGCACGCGCGACTGCGCATCTGCAGGCTTCAACGACtcagtggaggaggacagctCGCGACAGAGTATCTGCACACCtgtcagcagcgcgcgcatcTCGGCACTGTCCACAGAGAAATCGTGCTCCTGGGCGAGcgtggtcgtggtggcgcgATGGCCGCCTTCGTCGCGGACCCCGAACGAGGCAACGGCATGGGAGACacgttggcgctgctgggAGAGGGGCGACAAGGACACGGTCGCCACGGCCGAGGTGACGGGCGAGGGGGAGTACAAGCCGAGTTCgaaccgccgctgcaggcacCAGCGTAGCCACCGCGCCCGAAGCACTGAGAGTGTAGGCGACGACGCGTTTGGTGGTATTGGCTTCGCGGCGCTATCCGACGAAGGGAAGAGCGCGTTGTAGACGTCGAAGAAACGCCCACCCGCCACGCATGCCGCCATCAGCGAGGGGTGTAGCTCcatgcgcagcacctgcacggcaagagccaccgccgccgcctccttctcggtcgccgccgccaccaacGCCTCGTCGATACCCACGCCAgtcgcgctcgcgcagcccATGGCAGACTGCTGCAGTACCGCAACACTGCGCTTCTCTGCGAGCTGCACGAGGGCTTTGGAGACAGCGTCCTGCGAGGTTGATGCGGTGATGGCCGTGCTCCTGCTAGAGCGCGGGGCTGTACGGCGGACAGTGCTCGTCATTGTGCGCCCACTTGCGTCGATCTGAGCGTGACTGCTTATGGGCGCTTCCAACGGGGTGTGGGAGgaggcaccggcgctgctgggctGTAGGGAGGTCAACAGGGCACGGAGAAGCACCAGCAGGCACACCTCTGCCATGTCTTCCGCGCCAACAGAGTTAATTTCCCCATTGCCAGCGGCGGCTTCACCGGccagcaccgtctcctcggcggcggagTCACGCACAGCGTACTCGATGGTGCCCCATAGCGAGCTCAGCACTGTGGCGGCCAGTCGGCGGTTTGCTGGCAAGACGGCCGTGATGAGCGTGGCGTAGTCGGTTGCCAACGACCAGCGCAGCCCACGCAACGCTTGCGCGAAGGTCGGAGACGCCGCAAAGTACGTTTCAAAGCAGGCGATGGCATGGTGGACGTTGAGGTCGCTGAGCGTCGCTAGCAGGACGGCGCTGAAGTGCACAGCGTTGCGCACGAAGACGaacggcgcgccgccgccagcgtcaccctcaccaccgccaccaatCCGCGACTGCACACTCATGACGGAGGCAAATAGGCAGTCCACAAGGGCATCGAGGCCGTggccgccgtggtgcacAATTATCTGCGCTAGCTCCGGCACAGCGCCGAGGATCGCCTGCCAGGCACCCGTGCGAAGCAATGCCTGCTGAACTTTATGGCCGTCTCCGTCTGTGCTCCAGAGCGCTGCTTTCATCTCGCCCTCCACATCTCCATCACCAGATGGAAAAGCAGAGAGCCAGCGAAGCGTGGCAGACAGCGACGGCCTCGGCGCCGAGGCCGCTTCGTCGCCCTCCATCAGCGCTTCGAGGGCGtccaccggcaccgcctcgcgCACCTTCATGCAGAACCACGAACCAGCCAGTGAGGAGACCTGCGCCGGCATAGGTGCGCCAGTGGCGTCGTCAGCGGCCGACGCAGatgcctgctgcgccgaaaGCACTGTCGACACCTCCCCTGCAGCTCGCACAGCCACGTTGAGGAGCGGCTTgcttgcggctgctgcttcctctGTCAAGCCGGAtgacggcgatgcagcgggcTGCGTATGCGTCGGCACCGGGAGTGATGactgcagaggcggcagcagcaccggggGGGCGTTCCGCACGTCTttgccgctggtgccgtcCAGGATGCTGACatcagccgccgcagcgccaaaCAACGACGCGGCCTTGTTGCCTCCGCCCGCGAAGTCGCTGCGGGAGTCCACTTTCGCGGAGAGACCAGGACCATTCGTGCCACCAACGtgccgcgtgcgtgcagcggcgccaccggtgCTGGTCGGCACGTACACCGGCACTTTGCTGGCCGGCACGTCTGGCAGCGCATCttccagcggcaccgcctcggTGTCCGCATGCTTGCCAGTCAGCACCGTGTACAGTTGCTGCAGgaaggcgctggcgcagtcGTCAGCGCCGTTCATCATGCCGTCCACCATTGCTGCGCTTACATCCACCCCCTtctggcgcagcaccttgcGCAGAACAAACCAGTTGCCCTGCTTGCTCGCAGCGCTGGCCTTGTTCTCGAAGCTGTGCAGTGGCACATGCGACCAGTAGCGAGCACATATGTGCGCAATCACATATCCGTTGGCCAAGTCCCGCTTCGGGTACTTGACGGAGCCGCCAAGTTGCAGCGACTGCAACCATGCCAGGATCTCGCGAggaagcgcggcgccggtgcgaaGCGAAAagggcgtcgccgctgtACTCAGTGAGGGGGCAGCGAGAGAAGACTCCTTCCCGATGGCGGTGCTCCGCCGCCCGACGGAGACCACCTCCGAGGACGACGTTTGTGTCATTGCTCCGCTGCCACAAACGCCGACACGCGTGAGCTTGCGCGGGTCGCCCAcaggaaaggggagaggagaaggcaaGCGACAACAAAGGGCGTAAGGGGATAGAGGTGTGAAGGAGATACGGCGTGTGCATGCCTGCGTTTCTATAGGCCCGTGTATCCGAGAAGGTGTGTtgacgcgcgcacgccactCACGAGGTTCGactctgtgcgcgtgtgcgcgagcagcagccgatgaTGATgcaggaaggaaggaagggggtgaggaggggagaaggtTGATGGTTcggggagaaagggagagcgGGGGAGGAGTGGGAAGGCGTCGCACATGTGTCCTCCTCTTTGAgcaccacgcacgcacgcatgtgcacacCGGTGCTTCCTTCTCCTGTCGCTCAAGTATCTGCGCTTGGTGGTGTGTCGTGAATGTGGTCTGGACAATAGGCGGGAAGGGAGATGAAGAGGTGCGATGCGGGCAGGCGACAAGGTTTCGCACACACCTTCACAGCCAAGGGGCATGCCTACCACGTTCCTTGAGCAAGGAGTCCCCTTCAGTGGCCGAGAACGACGTAGCGGAGCGTGCGCCATGCACCCCGCGGTGCCTGTTCGATGCCATTGCGCAGTCGACGGCCGTAGTAGAAGGCGCCGAGGGTCATGAGGTGCGTCATGGGCAGCCTACGCCGTTCCGTTGCACGCCTGAAAGCGCTGTTCTTGTTCACGCTCTCGAAGTACTCCGCCGTGAAGCCGTGTGTGCCGTCTGCCATGGCCGCGTCTGCGCGGATGCGGTTTTCCTTCGTCTGCCGGTCCTTCTCGAGGTGCCGCGCGTAGCGTACAAAGTCGCTGAAAGACACATTCGCCTCCCGCATCTTCGCCTCCAGTGAGGAAATCACCGAGTTGCTGGTGGTGCGCTGCCATGGCAGCGTGAAGCCACGCAGGCTTATCGACGAGCCCGGCGCGCGGAAGCTGGCCGTCACCTCTGCCCACACATCTTCGTGcgggcgcgctgccgcactgccCTCGCCGCTCGCACTTGCGCTGGAGGGACGCGGGCCGAGGCCGGCGCCTTGGTGGTACTGCACTCGGTGCTCGAGCAGCTTTTTCAGGCAGGTGTAGGCCTCCGTCAGCTGCACCATTTTCGCTGTTGCGGCCTTCTCATTCTCGGCGTGCAGGTCTGGGTGACATTCTTTCGTGAGCTGCACGAACCTCTTCCGGAGGTCGTGCTTGCTTGTGGGTGGCGCCTGGAAGCCGAGGACGCGGCAAGCAACGCTGATGggcaggcagcggtgcagcgggcAGTGACGGAGCATATCGACGCGCGTTGCAGAGTCACAGaaacgcacacatacacacacgcacgtcaCTGCCTCCTTCTCACCCATACGCAAACTTAGCGGGTGCACATCCAACGCGAGGAGAGATGAGGCAcaagtgagggagagggaggaatCAGCGAAGGTGAGGCGAGGGCTCTTTGATGCGTGCCCACATTTCTGTAAGAGGATACTGAAGGCTTCATTTAGTGTTGCCGTCGCGTAAAAGGCGGCTCTCTccgggggaagggaggggagggggagggtgcgtGGGGTCACGTCATAACCGCTACTCTGAGGCAGCAACCTGTTTTGGAGCTGGGACGCGAAACATGCACCATTGCGACGTACTCGCGCGCCGCGTTTCCACGCCGTTCACTACACCCCCAACATGCATTACGCAGCTCCCACCGCACATCGaatcgacgacggcgcacgcgcgtgtgccaaGCCGCTTGCCTTGTTCGCTtagagagaaagggggcTCGGCATAGCTGCAGTGGCGACCTCAAGGCACACCGGCGCCTGGGCACGCGTACGTACACGCATGGGGAGCAAGAGTCACCGAGGGGTTTgcaccccccctcctcctcactcCACCTCTCACTACCTCATCACACGTTACAGAGAATACGCCTCCTGCGATGACCGCATGAACGCGGAGCCGACACTTCCCCCATCAGCGGGAAAGCCTCGCTCGCTCACTCACTCCACCCGCCGTGCCTTGCCTACACAAGGGTCACCAAAACGTCCACGCCGAACAACTGTGCGAAGAGATGCACTGCCTCATCAATGTGATTCACCCAGCTGTCGACACTGCCACTGCGGGCACCGGCTtgcacgccgccacccccgGTGCCCGCACTCACGACActgccacggccgccggccgtaccggcatcgccgccgccgccatcttcgtcatcgccatcgtcgtcttcctccgtctgcgcagcgagcgcctcttcttccgctgcggcgcgcgcatCAACGGAGAAAGTCCAGCCACTGCGCTTCAACATCAGCTCCACaacacgctgcagcacaagCGCCGCTCTGGACGGATCGTCGGCGACAATATGCATCACGCCGACCGGCTTTGTGCCCCTGCCCTTCGtcacagcaccgccgtggcgcacgcgctgctgctggtagTACTCAATGATATAGTCGAACGTGGCCATGTCTGTCGTGGCGATGAGGTCGAAGtatggtggcggcgccgcggtaCCGCCCTCCGCCAAGATACacacggcgcggcgcagtgACTGCTCTGCCTCGGAGAAAGAGGAGTTGAAGTACGCGTAAGGGGTTATGcgagcatcgccgccgtccatGTCCATATAGGGGaggccggcggcagcgtcgttgTCGATGACCCCGCTCAGCAGCTTACCGGCcatctgcagcacctgcgtgTCCTCGCTTACCGAGGTATCGGCATTGCCCAGCTGTGCGGCGCCAGAGTGGAGCTGGTTCTGTTGCGGCtggagcgccgctgcccggGCGAGGGCGGGCGTTGTGCTGGCGCTAACGGCCAACACATCACTCAGGTGaccgcaccgcagcgtcaTGTGGGCAAAGAgcatcagcgccgtcgcctgcgtcgcctccgctgcggtgggcggagaggagaacggcgccgccccgccgcggGCGGGGGCGCTGCCGTCCACCACGTGGAGATGGAACTTCATGCGGCGCCTCAAACGGCAGCTAATgaggacagagagagagagcaccgTGCGCGTATAAACGGACAAGTTCGTTGCGTGCGTGGGCTGTTCGCGTGTTCGTGCGCTACGCCGTGGCGCGGCAGGAGCATCAAAGTCGAAGGACACAGAGAGGAAGCGAGCGAGTGGGAGACGGAGCGGTGCGGTGGATGAGGAGAAGTGGCACCGAGAAGGGGAGCGatgcggcaccgcctcttctcttgtGCCCGCCAGCGAGCGGggcaacggcgacgatgatCAGGAGCAGTCGGCATCGCCTTGCGTCTGCGCGTATGCACCATGAAATCGAATGGAGAGGGACGAAGGTGAGCACGCACGTTGCGATAgatcacacgcacgcacacacacacacatacacacagtCGAGTTgtagggaaggagggaggaagctgGACGGACATGCGCCgtggagcgagagagagagagggtgcggtgtgtgtgtgtgcgtgcgtgtcggggagggggccacAACGTACATGAAGAGGTGCTCTGTGTTCGCCAAGTGTGCCAGCGTCTTCCTCCTTGCCCGCCAGCTCCTCAACAGCCGGCAGCACCGAtgagcccctcctcccaacTGCCTCGCCGTCGGAAACGATATTCTCACCACACTGCAGGCCCTTGGCTGCCCGCCTTTTCCCGCGCCACAACGCCGAGTGCGCCGTCGACGCAACTCTCGAGGGACGCCAGGTGCGCCTCAAGGGCCGTCTTCTGTCGGCGAAGCAGGTCGAGCGCGCTCCGCTCCCGCTCCAGCGTGCCGCGTAGCTCGGCCTCGGTCCGCTCCAGAGcgaccacctcctccacactGCGCTGCAAGTGCCGCTCCAGCCGCGGCAGTTCTCGCTGAAGCACTGTGTAGCGTTCCGCTGCACCGTTTGCGGCACTTGACCCACCGAGACAGAAGGCCGCGGCTACCTCGCTGCTGTCATCACCTTTTTCCCCTGACAGCCGAccgtcgcgcgcgcgccgcttctgATAGAGCGCTTCGTCCACGGCCGCAcagtctgctgctgcctgtgcacgctgcgcgtgcactTCATCGTACTTGTCGGACACGGACTTCAAGGCTTGCCGCACCCGCTCAAGATCATCCTCTGCATCCTCACGTCTTCGCTTCGAGTCGCGGTATGCCtgttgcgccgctgcgagcGCTTCTTCAGCAGCGTGGTGATCACTGATGGCCATGTCGTAGGCTGCCTTCGCCTCGTGATAGCGAGCCTCGCTGGCGGCCAGCTCCTGACGCGCGATGGCGTCCTGGAAAGCGGCGTGCTGATGCAGTTGTTGAAGACGCTGCAGTGCCTCCTTTGTGGCTTGCTCTCGCAGCGCGGACGCATTCtgcaacgcagcggcgcgctcagccgctgcgcacTGCGCCCGCAACTCCGCCAGCCGGCGACGTTCGTGGGCTTCTTCCTTggtcgcctccgccacggccgccttCAGCCTTTCGAGccgatgctgcagcgcctgttCACTttcggcgcgccgctgtagccgcgctgtcgcggccctgcgctgctctgcgcGAGCTCTCTGCAACTCACAGTGCGAGTCTAGCAGGAGGCGGGTGCGCCGCACCACAGCATCCGCAAGACTTCGCAACGAATCGGGCGCGCTTTCCTTCGCCCCTGCATCCTCTTCCGAGTCGCAGGAACCACCCCCGTGGACAGACTCCAGCAGGGTCGCCTTTTTCTCCCGAGCCGACGCTGAGTGGGCCGCATACTCCTCAGTTTGACCGTGGTGTAGCTGATGTCGCTGGTACAACTCTGCCAAACCCCGCAGCATGTCGCGCAAAGCCTCCTTCAGCGACGCTTCCCCTTCCACGATGGCTTGCACAGCGACGGTAAGCCGCTGAAGGTGACGAGTATGCGGCGATGGGGCCTCACCCTCGCGCTGCTTACGGTGTAGTCGTAGCAGCCGCTCGCGGCCGAGACTCAGCAGCGCCCATCGACTCTCAAACACGCGCGTGTttgccgcctccagctcctcgagcTGAGCGAGGCGCTTCCGTGCTTGTTCGACGGTATAAGGGGCATC includes:
- a CDS encoding RNA-binding protein-like protein: MPPKSTVKKADSAAATGKRKKLSFAESTVKAAAAAIHTTNVNVPVKAAAKHAPLGAAPRRKGQNAKKTTVNTSSAAKQRAATDLKRSGIVKAKRTEEEVAAPPAPSDEENSSDDEDDMLNGGAAVDSDADDLSDMADRAPSDDEDDELGAGKQASSSASRQRDSNGTVEPYRAVRLSFLPPEFQEPQLYKFLNQFGATVLNCFCVRSKRTHRSRGIAYVEFDKESAIPLVVEECNGMALGGKAVRARAVTMRRRMPSRQMVSRRRALAYAYKTQGAPLKKHDVRRKDPVGLLIKAVRTEKDNNNYLESLGIDFKTDFFQSQLATLPPGLLKKKRSRSKKSENNTVAAAGMAKAFIKTTDIVTSAPKSSPKRATRRAPATKTK